In one Nicotiana sylvestris chromosome 8, ASM39365v2, whole genome shotgun sequence genomic region, the following are encoded:
- the LOC104247336 gene encoding serine/threonine-protein kinase STY46-like, giving the protein MVAKSSPATQSSATSGGALVKSNIGGWCKGLGDCLILGPKVSRNNKLAQAPPYRHLQQEKVEETEKELQQQKEMKTMYKMKLERTQNYLRYCLQVAQDNGFLDLIINNNKEKQQECTPPPLPIINATTSPQTPPQQQSHSDIKDLIQQAKLNGWYIQPHEIELQEVLAQGSTAHIYRGRWRGFEVAVKCVFPEFFLCNENGVSFFAQEVETLSRQRHRFVLQLMGACLDPPRHGWIVTELLDMTLKDWLHGPGKRRKQRAIPLPLFKERLNKAIEIAQAMQYLHEHKPMVIHRDLKPSNIFLDDSLHVRVADFGHARFLNDEEKALTGETGTYVYMAPEVIRSEPYDEKSDVYSFGIILNELVTGEYPYIQTDYGPSKIALEVAEKGLRPELPKQDDKLEELIQLIQLSWDEDVAVRPSFGAITSSLINIHEKMIDI; this is encoded by the exons ATGGTAGCCAAGAGTTCGCCGGCCACACAGAGCTCCGCCACAAGTGGTGGTGCTCTGGTCAAGTCGAACATAGGCGGATGGTGTAAAGGCCTAGGTGACTGTTTAATTTTGGGGCCTAAAGTTTCACGTAATAATAAACTTGCACAAGCACCACCATATCGTCATCTTCAGCAG GAAAAGGTGGAAGAAACAGAGAAGGAATTACAGCAGCAGAAAGAAATGAAGACTATGTACAAGATGAAACTTGAAAGGACACAAAATTATTTGAGATATTGTCTTCAGGTGGCACAAGACAATGGCTTTCTTGACTtaatcatcaacaacaacaaagaaaaacaacaagAATGCACTCCTCCTCCCTTGCCAATCATCAATGCCACTACCAGTCCCCAAACACCACCCCAACAGCAATCCCACTCTGATATCAAAGACCTCATTCAACAAGCCAAGTTGAATGGTTGGTATATTCAACCCCATGAG ATTGAACTGCAAGAAGTACTGGCTCAAGGAAGCACAGCACATATATACAGAGGAAGATGGAGAGGATTTGAAGTTGCAGTGAAATGCGTATTCCCTGAGTTCTTCCTCTGCAATGAAAATGGAGTCAGCTTCTTTGCCCAAGAAGTCGAGACATTATCGAGGCAACGACACCGTTTCGTGTTGCAGCTGATGGGGGCATGTCTTGATCCTCCACGCCATGGTTGGATCGTAACTGAGTTATTAGACATGACCCTTAAAGATTGGCTACATGGTCctggaaaaagaagaaaacaaagagcTATTCCTCTTCCCCTTTTCAAAGAGAGACTTAATAAAGCAATAGAAATTGCTCAAGCCATGCAATATCTTCATGAGCATAAACCAATGGTGATTCATCGTGACCTAAAACCAAGTAATATTTTCTTGGATGATTCTTTGCATGTTAGGGTTGCAGATTTTGGCCATGCTAGATTCTTGAATGATGAAGAGAAGGCTTTAACAGGAGAGACAG GAACATATGTATACATGGCCCCGGAAGTGATTCGATCAGAACCTTATGATGAAAAGTCGGATGTGTATAGTTTTGGGATTATTCTCAATGAGCTTGTCACTGGAGAATACCCTTACATTCAAACTGATTATGGTCCTTCTAAG ATTGCATTGGAAGTAGCAGAAAAAGGGTTAAGGCCAGAACTTCCAAAGCAAGATGATAAACTAGAAGAGCTGATACAACTCATACAACTGTCGTGGGATGAAGATGTTGCTGTTAGACCTTCTTTTGGAGCTATAACATCATCTCTCATAAATATTCACGAAAAAATGATAGATATATAA